One segment of Bradyrhizobium sp. CB2312 DNA contains the following:
- a CDS encoding dihydrodipicolinate synthase family protein, giving the protein MHHSQINADVRKLIAEGTVLPAHPLALTAERQLDKQHQRALTRYYIDAGSGGLAVGVHTTQFAIRDVGLYRPVLELAAETAANWTKRPLAMVAGLAGPTTQAVTEARTARDIGYHAGLLSLAAMKSASEDEIIAHCTAVAAEIPLVGFYLQPAVGGVVLSSRFWRRFATIDNVIAIKIAPFNRYRTLDVLRGVAAAGALDRVALYTGNDDHILLDLMLPFDLRNKGVTTRTYFKGGLLGHWSVWTASAIKQFERCKAARHKDSVPADLLALDARVTDCNSAFFDVANNFHGCIAGCHEILRRQGLMPGLWCLDPNEGLSPGQKDEIDRVTREHADLSDDAFVAANLSKWLA; this is encoded by the coding sequence ATGCACCACAGCCAGATCAACGCAGACGTCCGCAAGCTGATCGCCGAGGGCACCGTGCTGCCGGCGCATCCGCTCGCCCTCACCGCCGAGCGCCAGCTCGACAAGCAGCATCAGCGCGCGCTGACGCGCTATTACATCGACGCCGGCTCCGGCGGCCTTGCCGTCGGCGTGCACACCACGCAGTTCGCGATCCGCGATGTCGGCCTCTACCGCCCCGTGCTCGAGCTCGCCGCCGAGACTGCCGCCAACTGGACCAAGCGTCCGCTGGCGATGGTCGCGGGCCTTGCTGGCCCCACCACGCAGGCCGTCACGGAGGCCCGCACCGCCCGCGACATCGGCTATCACGCCGGCCTGCTCAGCCTCGCCGCGATGAAGAGCGCCTCCGAGGACGAGATCATCGCGCACTGCACCGCCGTCGCGGCGGAAATCCCGCTGGTCGGCTTCTACCTCCAGCCCGCCGTCGGCGGTGTTGTCCTGTCGAGCCGGTTCTGGCGGCGCTTTGCCACGATCGACAATGTCATCGCCATCAAGATCGCGCCGTTCAACCGCTATCGCACGCTCGACGTGCTGCGCGGCGTCGCAGCGGCCGGCGCGCTCGACCGCGTCGCGCTCTACACCGGCAATGACGATCACATCCTGCTCGATTTGATGCTGCCGTTCGATCTCCGCAACAAGGGCGTCACCACGCGTACCTACTTCAAAGGCGGCCTGCTCGGCCATTGGTCGGTCTGGACTGCGAGCGCGATCAAGCAGTTCGAGCGCTGCAAGGCGGCGCGGCACAAGGACAGCGTGCCAGCCGACCTGCTCGCGCTCGATGCCCGCGTCACCGACTGCAACAGCGCCTTCTTCGACGTCGCCAACAATTTTCACGGCTGCATCGCCGGCTGCCACGAGATCCTGCGCCGTCAGGGCCTGATGCCGGGCCTGTGGTGCCTTGATCCGAACGAGGGCCTCAGCCCCGGCCAGAAGGACGAGATCGACCGGGTCACGCGCGAGCATGCCGACCTCAGCGACGACGCTTTCGTTGCGGCAAACCTCAGCAAATGGCTGGCATGA
- a CDS encoding NAD-dependent epimerase/dehydratase family protein: MLLTRKNLPKTIPDIAALDDLLCRPTQALIDDLDKVEGDIMILGVGGKMGPTLAGLAKAAAPDRRVIGVARFSEAGVKDWLHARGVETINCDLMNEKAIHSLPKAPNIIFMAGRKFGAEGDLSLTWAMNAHVPALVAQAFPSSRIVAFSTGCIYPFVPVDGQGSTEEMAPNPPGEYAQSCVGRERMFEYFSRKFSTPGRLFRLNYAIDMRYGVLHDIATKVLSGTPIDVSLGHVNFIWQGDASAQALRCLAHCTAPTSPINVSGHEILAVRDLAQKFGARFGRAPVLTGKEEPTAWLTDTSKAVELFGLPVVDTEQLIAWTADWVSRAMPSLGKPTKYEVRDGRY, encoded by the coding sequence ATGCTGCTCACCCGCAAGAACCTGCCGAAGACCATCCCCGATATCGCGGCACTGGACGATCTCCTGTGCCGCCCGACCCAGGCGCTGATCGACGACCTCGATAAGGTCGAGGGCGACATCATGATCCTTGGCGTCGGCGGCAAGATGGGCCCGACACTGGCGGGGCTCGCGAAGGCCGCTGCCCCGGATCGCCGCGTCATCGGCGTCGCCCGCTTCAGCGAAGCCGGTGTGAAGGACTGGCTGCACGCGCGCGGCGTCGAGACCATCAATTGCGATCTGATGAACGAGAAGGCGATTCATTCGCTGCCGAAGGCGCCGAACATCATCTTCATGGCCGGCCGCAAATTCGGCGCCGAGGGCGATCTGTCGCTGACCTGGGCGATGAACGCGCATGTGCCGGCGCTGGTCGCGCAGGCGTTTCCCTCGTCGCGTATCGTGGCGTTCTCGACCGGCTGCATCTATCCCTTCGTCCCCGTCGACGGCCAAGGCTCGACCGAGGAGATGGCGCCGAACCCGCCCGGCGAATACGCCCAATCCTGCGTCGGCCGCGAGCGCATGTTCGAGTATTTTTCCCGCAAATTTTCGACGCCCGGCCGGCTGTTCCGCCTCAACTACGCGATCGACATGCGCTACGGCGTGCTGCACGACATCGCCACGAAAGTCCTGAGCGGCACCCCGATCGACGTCAGCCTCGGCCACGTCAATTTCATCTGGCAGGGCGATGCGTCCGCGCAGGCGCTGCGGTGCCTTGCGCATTGCACGGCGCCGACCTCGCCGATCAATGTCAGCGGCCACGAAATTCTGGCCGTGCGCGATCTCGCGCAAAAGTTCGGCGCGCGCTTCGGCCGCGCGCCGGTGCTGACGGGCAAGGAAGAGCCGACGGCCTGGCTCACCGACACGTCCAAGGCGGTCGAGCTGTTCGGCCTGCCGGTTGTCGATACCGAGCAGCTGATCGCATGGACCGCGGACTGGGTGTCCCGCGCCATGCCGAGCCTCGGCAAGCCGACCAAATACGAGGTGCGTGATGGACGCTACTGA
- a CDS encoding TRAP transporter substrate-binding protein, producing the protein MKRRTFLKGGAVAGATTLVAAPAIAQSAPEIKWRLTSSFPKSLDTIYGTAQTFAKYVADATDNKFQIQTFAAGELVPGLQALDAVSVASVEMAQTPLYFYIGKEPALAYATGAPFGMNHRHQESWWFFGGGADLANEALKPFKAHAILCGNSGTQMGGWFRKEIKTVDDLKGLKFRIAGMGGHVLARLGIVPQQLAGGDVYAALEKGSIDAAEFVGPYDDEKLGFQKVAKYYYFPGWWEGGAMLHMIVNDEKWASLPKHYQAIVNQAASAAGAWMLEKYDSVNPAALKRLIANGAELKAFPQPVLEACYNATQEHLNELAAKSDLFKRTKESHDAYQKELLFYTQIAENFYDNYLLSKMRNKT; encoded by the coding sequence ATGAAACGCCGTACATTTCTCAAGGGCGGCGCGGTCGCCGGCGCGACGACGCTGGTGGCTGCACCCGCGATCGCGCAGAGCGCGCCCGAGATCAAATGGCGCCTGACCTCGAGCTTCCCGAAGTCACTCGACACCATCTACGGCACGGCGCAGACCTTTGCGAAATACGTGGCCGACGCCACCGACAACAAATTCCAGATCCAGACCTTTGCGGCCGGCGAGCTCGTGCCCGGCCTGCAGGCGCTTGACGCCGTCAGCGTCGCCTCGGTCGAGATGGCGCAGACGCCGCTCTATTTCTACATCGGCAAGGAGCCGGCGCTGGCTTACGCCACGGGCGCACCGTTCGGCATGAACCATCGCCATCAGGAGTCCTGGTGGTTTTTCGGCGGCGGCGCCGATCTCGCCAACGAGGCGCTCAAGCCCTTCAAGGCGCACGCCATCCTCTGCGGCAATTCCGGCACCCAGATGGGCGGCTGGTTCCGCAAGGAGATCAAGACCGTCGACGATCTCAAGGGCCTCAAATTCCGCATCGCCGGCATGGGCGGCCATGTGCTGGCCAGGCTCGGCATCGTGCCGCAGCAGCTTGCCGGCGGCGACGTATACGCGGCGCTGGAGAAGGGCTCGATCGATGCGGCCGAATTCGTCGGTCCCTATGACGACGAGAAGCTCGGCTTCCAGAAGGTCGCGAAGTACTATTATTTCCCCGGCTGGTGGGAAGGCGGCGCCATGCTGCACATGATCGTCAACGACGAGAAATGGGCGAGCCTGCCGAAGCACTATCAGGCGATCGTCAACCAGGCCGCGTCGGCGGCCGGCGCCTGGATGCTCGAGAAGTACGACAGCGTGAATCCGGCGGCCTTGAAGCGGCTGATCGCCAACGGCGCGGAGCTGAAGGCATTCCCGCAGCCGGTGCTGGAGGCCTGCTACAACGCCACCCAGGAGCATCTGAACGAGCTCGCCGCCAAGAGCGACCTGTTCAAGCGCACCAAGGAGAGTCACGACGCGTATCAGAAGGAACTGCTGTTCTACACGCAGATCGCTGAGAATTTTTACGACAACTATTTGCTCAGCAAGATGCGCAACAAGACGTGA
- a CDS encoding GNAT family N-acetyltransferase, with the protein MDATDAPPILKLGVADAIAGLALSTEAHWNQTEEDWRIFLRDGIVFGIRDGMRLVATAALLPYSGNNAWISMVLVSATHRRRGLATCLVDACLQTARKNGLTSWLDATPDGAAVYGPLGFTPTLQLRRLKLVKPTQASAPSLSASTPEALCVRDRRVTGFDRTALLTAFAQRSGSRIVAANGCIALVRDGRTARHIGPLFADNAADALALVHAIASSEPRPLLIDAVASQAAFLEGLTASGWTIERPFQRMRFGPATSAGDEMPFAVAGPEFG; encoded by the coding sequence ATGGACGCTACTGACGCTCCGCCGATCCTCAAGCTCGGCGTCGCCGACGCGATCGCCGGGCTCGCGCTGTCGACGGAGGCGCACTGGAACCAGACTGAAGAGGACTGGCGCATCTTCCTGCGCGACGGCATCGTGTTCGGCATTCGCGACGGCATGCGGCTGGTCGCCACCGCAGCCCTGCTGCCCTATTCCGGCAACAACGCCTGGATCAGCATGGTGCTGGTGTCGGCCACACATCGCCGCCGCGGCCTCGCCACGTGCCTCGTCGATGCTTGCCTCCAGACCGCGCGCAAGAACGGCCTGACCAGCTGGCTCGACGCCACCCCCGACGGCGCCGCCGTCTATGGCCCGCTCGGCTTCACGCCGACGCTGCAATTGCGCCGGCTGAAGCTGGTGAAGCCGACGCAGGCCTCCGCGCCGTCGCTGTCAGCCTCCACGCCCGAGGCGCTTTGCGTGCGCGACCGGCGGGTCACCGGGTTCGACCGGACCGCGCTCCTCACCGCCTTTGCCCAACGCTCCGGCTCTCGCATCGTCGCAGCGAATGGATGCATCGCGCTGGTCCGCGACGGCCGAACCGCGCGCCACATCGGCCCATTATTCGCCGACAATGCCGCGGACGCGCTGGCCCTTGTCCATGCGATCGCCAGCTCCGAACCCCGCCCCCTCCTGATCGACGCCGTCGCCTCGCAAGCTGCGTTCCTGGAAGGATTGACCGCCTCTGGCTGGACCATCGAGCGGCCGTTCCAGCGCATGCGGTTCGGCCCTGCCACATCAGCGGGCGACGAAATGCCATTCGCCGTCGCCGGCCCCGAATTCGGATAG
- a CDS encoding ABC transporter ATP-binding protein → MAGMSSEAFISLQGVRKVYRTGGAEFLAVSDVTMDVQEGELVSLVGPSGCGKTTVMKILAGLHSADGGKVKIGNAKSPFDPTRDIGMVFQQALLLKWRTILDNVLLPAEIVGLPMKAARERARDLLDLVGLAGYEQKYPQQLSGGMQQRTAIARAFIHDPKLILMDEPFGALDALTREQMNLEMLRIWRESGKTIIFVTHSIQEAVFLSSHCAVLTAGPAKMADYFPIDLPFPRDLPLKTTDAFGAYARRIYAKLGLGAG, encoded by the coding sequence ATGGCTGGCATGAGCTCCGAGGCCTTCATCAGCCTGCAAGGGGTCCGAAAAGTCTATCGGACCGGCGGCGCCGAGTTTTTGGCGGTGTCCGACGTCACCATGGACGTGCAGGAAGGTGAGCTGGTCTCGCTGGTCGGCCCCTCCGGCTGCGGCAAGACCACGGTGATGAAGATTCTTGCGGGCCTGCACAGCGCCGACGGCGGCAAGGTGAAGATCGGCAATGCCAAAAGCCCGTTCGATCCGACCCGCGACATCGGCATGGTGTTCCAGCAGGCGTTGCTCCTGAAGTGGCGCACCATCCTGGACAACGTGCTCTTGCCGGCCGAGATCGTCGGCCTGCCCATGAAGGCCGCGCGCGAGCGGGCGCGCGACCTGCTCGACCTCGTGGGCCTTGCCGGCTATGAGCAGAAATATCCGCAACAGCTGTCCGGCGGCATGCAGCAGCGCACTGCGATTGCACGCGCGTTCATCCACGATCCAAAACTGATCCTGATGGACGAGCCGTTCGGCGCGCTGGATGCGCTGACGCGCGAGCAGATGAACCTGGAGATGCTGCGGATCTGGCGCGAGAGCGGCAAGACCATCATCTTCGTCACGCACTCGATCCAGGAAGCGGTGTTTTTGTCCTCGCACTGCGCGGTGCTGACGGCGGGCCCGGCGAAGATGGCTGATTATTTCCCGATCGACCTGCCCTTCCCCCGCGACCTGCCGCTGAAGACGACGGACGCGTTCGGCGCCTATGCGCGGCGGATTTACGCGAAGCTGGGATTAGGGGCGGGCTAA